The Algoriphagus halophilus genome window below encodes:
- a CDS encoding gluconate 2-dehydrogenase subunit 3 family protein — MNRRIALRHLALISGGLAFIPSCDFSSDDILTAYENLKITQSQKQLLGDISNVIIPAGEIKGALEIEVPDFILVMVDDCLTSEQQTLFTIGLTAFPEYAKNTGNENFSGLSNKEKETVILSGQKLEGDETEEGATNKAISYFLNTTKRFTIQGYMASEYIQSEIMPYSLIPGAYNGSVLISDIQKPRING; from the coding sequence ATGAATAGAAGGATTGCCTTGAGGCATCTGGCATTGATTTCCGGAGGATTGGCATTTATTCCCTCCTGTGATTTCAGTTCAGATGATATCCTCACCGCTTATGAGAATTTAAAAATTACCCAATCCCAGAAGCAATTGCTGGGAGATATATCCAATGTCATTATTCCAGCTGGAGAGATTAAAGGTGCTCTTGAGATTGAAGTACCTGATTTTATTTTGGTCATGGTGGATGATTGCTTGACATCAGAGCAGCAAACGCTTTTCACCATTGGGTTGACCGCATTCCCCGAATATGCAAAGAATACTGGGAATGAAAACTTTAGCGGATTGAGTAATAAAGAAAAAGAAACTGTCATCCTTTCTGGACAGAAATTGGAAGGAGATGAAACAGAAGAAGGAGCTACTAACAAAGCTATTTCTTATTTTTTGAATACAACCAAACGATTTACCATTCAAGGCTATATGGCCTCTGAATATATCCAGTCTGAAATTATGCCATATTCCTTAATTCCAGGGGCTTACAATGGCTCTGTTTTGATCTCGGATATCCAAAAACCTAGAATCAATGGCTAA
- a CDS encoding alpha-L-fucosidase has protein sequence MKKYIWPALLLGLTFCQEKGAPITPVEPTPAPRQIAWQELEYYGFLHFNMNTFSDREWGFGDEKPEQFNPTALDARQWARVASEAGMKGLIITAKHHDGFVLWPSAYTEHSVKNSPWKDGKGDLIKDLSEACKEYGLKFGIYYSPWDRNHPDYGKPEYITYMRNQLTELLTNYGEIFEVWFDGANGGDGYYGGANETRKVDKLTYYKWPEVYELVRELQPNAVMFSDGGPDVRWVGNEHGEAFETNWANLMRDSVYAGMPDYPQKYAPGQENGTHWVPAETNVSIRPGWYYHTYEDHRVRSLANLVDIYYNSIGRNTSLLINFPIDTRGLIHENDEEAILKLGEKIKEDFAVNLVSQAAVSASVERGSDYVAENVQDEDYETYWSVPDGQKSGSLEIDFGKPTVFNRLLIQEYVVLGQRIKAFSLEKEVNGNWEKVTEATTVGHKRILRFPDTEAQKIRVNFLDSKDVPVIAEVGVYHAPKLLLPPTTKRSTSGEVTLNAPDTNLELYYTLDGSNPTKDSQAYTGPIPVTKATTLLASSYDPATDKISDPVRLDLDLPKGTWKAIGDEDAKAIDENTYTYFTSKNGRLTIDLGESVEIQGFSYMPMQARYPSGIITNFEFQVSIDGNSWKTVASGEFSNIVNSPIEQLVRFDPVNAKFIRLKASKTADGNGATFGEVGVLTN, from the coding sequence ATGAAGAAGTATATATGGCCAGCTTTATTGCTGGGACTTACCTTTTGTCAAGAAAAAGGAGCTCCAATTACACCTGTTGAACCGACTCCAGCACCTCGCCAAATTGCTTGGCAGGAATTGGAATATTATGGATTCCTTCATTTCAACATGAATACATTTTCTGATCGTGAGTGGGGTTTTGGGGATGAAAAACCAGAACAGTTCAATCCTACAGCATTGGATGCCAGGCAATGGGCTAGAGTAGCCAGTGAAGCTGGAATGAAAGGGTTGATCATTACCGCCAAGCACCATGATGGATTCGTTCTTTGGCCATCTGCTTATACAGAGCATTCTGTCAAAAACAGTCCCTGGAAAGATGGAAAAGGGGATTTGATCAAAGATTTATCGGAAGCTTGTAAAGAGTATGGATTGAAATTTGGGATTTATTATTCTCCATGGGATAGAAATCATCCTGATTATGGAAAGCCAGAATACATCACCTATATGAGGAATCAGTTGACCGAGTTACTAACTAATTATGGGGAGATTTTTGAAGTTTGGTTTGATGGAGCCAATGGTGGAGATGGGTATTACGGGGGAGCGAATGAAACCCGAAAAGTGGATAAGTTAACCTATTATAAGTGGCCAGAAGTTTATGAACTGGTAAGAGAATTACAACCGAATGCGGTGATGTTCAGTGATGGTGGACCGGATGTCAGATGGGTTGGAAATGAGCATGGAGAGGCTTTTGAAACTAACTGGGCGAACTTGATGCGTGATTCAGTGTATGCAGGCATGCCGGATTATCCTCAGAAATATGCTCCTGGTCAGGAAAATGGAACGCATTGGGTTCCTGCTGAGACCAATGTATCCATTCGTCCAGGATGGTATTATCATACCTATGAAGATCATAGGGTAAGAAGCTTGGCTAATTTGGTGGATATCTATTACAATAGTATTGGTAGAAACACTTCTTTATTGATCAATTTCCCGATTGACACTCGAGGGCTGATTCATGAAAATGACGAGGAAGCCATTTTGAAGTTGGGAGAAAAGATCAAAGAAGATTTTGCGGTCAATTTGGTCTCTCAGGCTGCTGTTTCTGCTTCTGTAGAAAGAGGTTCGGATTATGTCGCTGAAAATGTTCAGGATGAAGATTATGAAACCTACTGGTCAGTACCAGATGGACAAAAATCAGGAAGTTTAGAAATTGATTTTGGTAAACCAACTGTTTTCAACAGATTATTGATTCAAGAATATGTGGTCTTGGGTCAGCGGATCAAAGCTTTTTCTTTGGAAAAAGAAGTGAATGGAAACTGGGAAAAGGTAACAGAAGCAACGACTGTAGGTCATAAAAGGATTTTAAGGTTCCCAGATACGGAAGCACAAAAAATCAGAGTAAACTTCTTGGATTCCAAGGATGTGCCAGTGATTGCAGAAGTGGGCGTTTACCATGCACCAAAGCTATTGTTACCACCGACTACTAAAAGATCCACTTCAGGAGAAGTGACTTTAAATGCGCCAGATACCAATTTGGAATTATATTATACCTTGGATGGAAGCAATCCTACGAAGGATAGCCAAGCATATACGGGTCCAATTCCAGTAACTAAAGCGACAACCTTGCTGGCAAGTTCTTATGATCCTGCCACAGATAAAATCTCCGACCCGGTTCGACTGGATCTGGACTTACCAAAAGGGACATGGAAAGCCATTGGAGATGAGGACGCGAAAGCCATCGATGAAAATACCTATACGTATTTCACCAGCAAGAATGGGAGGTTGACCATAGATTTGGGAGAATCAGTCGAAATCCAAGGTTTCAGCTATATGCCAATGCAGGCAAGATATCCAAGTGGAATCATTACCAACTTTGAGTTTCAGGTAAGTATTGATGGGAATTCCTGGAAAACAGTGGCTTCTGGTGAATTTTCCAACATTGTGAATAGCCCAATTGAGCAATTGGTACGATTTGATCCGGTTAATGCGAAATTCATTCGATTGAAAGCATCCAAAACTGCCGATGGCAATGGAGCTACATTTGGTGAAGTAGGAGTCTTAACAAACTAG
- a CDS encoding FG-GAP repeat domain-containing protein: protein MRFFPFSFLSVMIISITCEAQLMANRDKSLDIPFKKTVLFTDFVSEGVAIGDVNQDGLTDVMAGPFWFEAPNWVRHEIYEPKVFVPEKEWSNSMLNFSMDVNQDGWIDFIRVDFPGKAVYWHENPKGMEVHWKEHLIHETVGNESPGFYDIDGDGRKDILCGDVAMKQMIWLKAPNDPKDLSWGKYTISLPNTPGSENFSHGLGYGDINGDGKNDVIIREGWWEGPADVTQPNWKWNPANLGEPSSQMYAVDMNEDGHIDVFATSAHERGIWYHENLGDGSDQKFNTYTLTEEMSETHSVAFADINGNGRKDFVTGKRYYAHMREGTGALEPAYLYWFEYIPGEDPKWLAHQIDDDSGVGLNVVAEDINQDGLVDVVIANKKGIFVFEQISN, encoded by the coding sequence ATGAGATTCTTTCCTTTTTCATTTCTATCTGTAATGATCATTAGCATTACTTGTGAAGCTCAATTGATGGCGAATCGAGATAAAAGCCTGGATATTCCATTCAAGAAAACGGTTCTGTTTACTGATTTTGTATCAGAAGGGGTAGCTATAGGCGATGTGAATCAAGATGGATTGACAGATGTTATGGCTGGGCCGTTTTGGTTTGAGGCACCTAATTGGGTCCGACATGAGATTTATGAACCTAAGGTGTTTGTCCCAGAAAAAGAATGGAGTAATTCCATGCTCAATTTTTCTATGGATGTAAACCAAGACGGGTGGATTGATTTCATTAGAGTAGACTTTCCTGGAAAAGCGGTGTATTGGCATGAAAACCCCAAAGGTATGGAAGTGCATTGGAAGGAGCATTTAATCCATGAAACCGTCGGCAATGAGTCTCCTGGCTTTTATGATATTGACGGTGATGGTAGAAAAGATATTCTTTGTGGAGATGTTGCCATGAAGCAAATGATATGGCTCAAGGCTCCTAATGACCCCAAAGATTTATCCTGGGGAAAATATACGATTAGCCTTCCTAATACACCCGGTTCGGAGAATTTCTCTCATGGTTTGGGTTATGGAGATATTAATGGAGATGGAAAAAACGATGTAATCATTCGTGAAGGCTGGTGGGAAGGTCCAGCAGATGTAACTCAGCCTAATTGGAAATGGAATCCAGCTAACTTGGGAGAACCTAGTTCCCAAATGTATGCTGTAGACATGAATGAGGATGGACACATCGATGTGTTTGCTACTTCGGCACATGAACGAGGGATTTGGTATCATGAAAATCTAGGCGATGGAAGTGACCAAAAATTCAATACCTATACATTGACAGAGGAAATGTCTGAAACCCATTCAGTAGCTTTTGCAGATATAAATGGGAATGGGAGAAAGGATTTTGTCACTGGCAAAAGGTATTATGCCCATATGAGAGAAGGTACTGGGGCCTTAGAGCCAGCCTATTTATATTGGTTTGAATATATCCCTGGGGAGGATCCTAAATGGCTAGCACATCAAATTGATGATGACTCTGGAGTAGGACTCAATGTGGTAGCAGAGGATATCAACCAAGATGGTTTGGTAGATGTAGTGATTGCCAATAAGAAAGGGATTTTTGTTTTTGAACAAATCTCGAATTAG